In Mycobacterium sp. 050128, one genomic interval encodes:
- a CDS encoding short-chain fatty acyl-CoA regulator family protein: protein MLQVAKTFAGARLRRLREEQGLTQVALARALGLSTSYVNQLENDQRPITVPVLLTLTERFDLPNQYFAPESDARLVADLREIFAEGPATASQIEELVARMPEVGQALVNLQRRLHDATSDLEALHSRANADTSAGPSQPMPFEEVRDFFYDRKNYIGDLDVAAEQLFDQNHLQTGGLDSQLAEFVRDQLGVTVVIDDGQVLNPNSKRLFRAESKTVYLARWLHPGQRAFQLATQIALLTQAELIAQLIDGDDQLSDDARGVARIGLANYFAGALLLPYRRFLEAAEAMRYDIDQLARRFEVGFETICHRLSTLQRPSARGVPFIFVRTDSAGNISKRQSATAFHFSRVGGNCPLWVVHHAFSRPGQFMTQIAQMPDGRTYFWLARTTSAEPSRYLGPDKTFAIGLGCDVAHAEKLIYSVGIDLTGLTGAGAIVPIGAGCKICDRAACPQRAFPYLGHPVHVDPHSSTDLPYPPIIPC from the coding sequence CTGTTGCAGGTGGCGAAGACGTTCGCGGGTGCGCGGCTGCGCCGGCTGCGCGAAGAGCAGGGGCTGACTCAGGTCGCGCTGGCGCGTGCCCTTGGATTGTCGACCAGCTACGTCAACCAGCTGGAAAATGACCAACGCCCGATCACGGTCCCGGTGCTGCTGACTCTTACCGAGCGATTCGACTTGCCGAATCAGTACTTCGCGCCCGAGTCCGATGCCCGACTGGTCGCGGATCTGCGCGAGATCTTCGCCGAGGGACCCGCGACGGCCAGCCAAATCGAGGAGCTCGTCGCCCGCATGCCAGAGGTCGGCCAGGCGCTGGTCAATCTGCAGCGGCGTCTGCACGACGCCACGTCCGACCTGGAAGCGCTGCACAGCCGGGCCAACGCCGATACATCCGCGGGACCCTCGCAGCCGATGCCCTTCGAAGAAGTCCGGGACTTCTTCTACGACCGAAAGAACTACATCGGGGATCTCGACGTCGCGGCCGAGCAGCTGTTCGACCAAAACCATTTGCAGACAGGCGGACTCGACAGCCAGCTGGCGGAGTTCGTTCGCGACCAGCTCGGCGTGACCGTGGTCATCGACGATGGTCAGGTCTTGAATCCCAACTCGAAACGCCTGTTTCGCGCCGAGTCGAAGACCGTGTATCTGGCCCGGTGGCTGCATCCGGGCCAACGCGCCTTCCAGTTGGCAACCCAGATCGCATTGCTCACCCAGGCCGAGCTGATCGCACAACTCATCGACGGCGACGACCAGCTCAGCGATGATGCGCGGGGCGTGGCACGCATCGGGCTGGCCAACTACTTCGCCGGCGCGCTGTTGTTGCCCTACCGGCGATTCCTCGAGGCCGCCGAGGCCATGCGCTACGACATCGACCAGCTGGCAAGACGTTTCGAGGTGGGGTTCGAAACCATCTGTCACCGACTGTCCACGCTGCAACGCCCGAGCGCCCGCGGTGTCCCGTTCATCTTCGTCCGGACCGACAGCGCGGGAAACATCTCGAAACGCCAGTCCGCCACGGCTTTTCACTTCTCCCGCGTCGGCGGCAACTGCCCCCTCTGGGTGGTTCACCACGCATTTTCCCGTCCCGGCCAGTTCATGACTCAGATCGCACAAATGCCCGATGGGCGCACCTATTTCTGGCTCGCCAGGACTACGTCCGCGGAACCCAGCCGCTATCTCGGCCCCGACAAGACCTTCGCGATCGGGCTCGGTTGCGATGTGGCCCACGCCGAGAAACTGATCTACTCCGTCGGCATCGACCTCACCGGCCTCACCGGCGCCGGGGCGATAGTGCCGATCGGCGCGGGGTGCAAGATCTGCGACCGGGCCGCCTGCCCGCAACGCGCCTTCCCCTACCTCGGCCACCCGGTGCACGTCGACCCACACTCCAGCACCGATCTGCCCTATCCGCCGATAATCCCGTGCTGA